Within the Desulfurella amilsii genome, the region TAGCTTCTTCGATATTTTCTTCAACAATTGGCGCCTTTGCCTGTTCTTGGATGTTTTTTTCTTCTTCAAGTTTTTCTTGAATTTTCTTTTGAGAAATAGAGTATGCCAAATATGCAAAAATCAGTGCTAAAAAGATTAAACTAATATGTGGCATGCCTGGAATCAAAGCCAAAATCCCCAGTATTGCAGCAGATAGATATAGTGCTTTATATTGTTTTGTAAGTTGATTTATTAGGTCTGGCGCAAGACTTTCTTCGCTTGAGCTTTTTGTAATAACAATACCAGCTGCTGTTGATATGATAAGCGCAGGCAACTGTACCACAAGGCCATCGCCAATTGTAAGCACCGTGTACCTGCTTGCTGCCTCTGATAGATTCATGTTGTGCTGCAGAACACCAATTATTATTCCGCCAATTATGTTAATAAAAGTTATTAAAAGGCCTGCAATTGCATCGCCTCTTACAAACTTGCTTGCACCATCCATGGCACCATAAAAATCTGCTTCTTTTGTAATTTCTTGCCTGCGTTTTTTGGCCTCTACTTCAGTAAGAATGCCAGAATTCAAATCAGCATCTATACTCATTTGCTTTCCAGGCATAGCATCAAGCGTAAAGCGCGCAGCAACTTCAGCTACTCTGCCAGCACCTTTTGTTATTACAACAAAGTTTATTATTACTAAGATAATAAATATTATAAAGCCGACAATATAGCTCCCGCCAACAACAAAATAACCGAAAGTTTTTATAAATTTACCTGCTGCGTCAGCGCTTTGAGCACCATGTAGCAAAATTGCTCTTGTGGTTGCAATACTAAGCGATAGTCTAAATAAGGTGACAGTCAAAAGTATTGTAGGAAATGTGGATATATCAAGTGGTCTTTGTGTATAAATGCTAACAAAAAATATCAATAGTGCAGAAGCAAACGAAATTGTTATAAAAAAATCAAGCAAAAAAGGCGGCAGTGGAACAATTAAAACCGTAAGTATTATAATTACTGCAATTAGTATAAGAAAATCGCTAAAGCGAGTAATTTGACCCATTAAACTAAGTTCTTTCTCCAAAAATTCCCCGTCCAATACGTATTATAGTTGAACCTTCTTGTATAGCGATTTTATAGT harbors:
- the flhA gene encoding flagellar biosynthesis protein FlhA; translation: MEKELSLMGQITRFSDFLILIAVIIILTVLIVPLPPFLLDFFITISFASALLIFFVSIYTQRPLDISTFPTILLTVTLFRLSLSIATTRAILLHGAQSADAAGKFIKTFGYFVVGGSYIVGFIIFIILVIINFVVITKGAGRVAEVAARFTLDAMPGKQMSIDADLNSGILTEVEAKKRRQEITKEADFYGAMDGASKFVRGDAIAGLLITFINIIGGIIIGVLQHNMNLSEAASRYTVLTIGDGLVVQLPALIISTAAGIVITKSSSEESLAPDLINQLTKQYKALYLSAAILGILALIPGMPHISLIFLALIFAYLAYSISQKKIQEKLEEEKNIQEQAKAPIVEENIEEAMKINVLELEIGYGLIHLTEEAEGGNLLNRIKLMRKQLALDIGVIISSIRIRDNLTLDKNEYIFLIKGIEVGRYKIEPDRLLAMSPAPLKQIEGISTKEPAFGLQAIWIEKEKKNEAIVAGYTVVDPVTVIITHITELIKRNIYDIFTRQDANKLLENLKGDYPKVIEELGQYLSLGQVHRILKNLLKEQVPIRDLLTIFETLADWAPHTKDLDLLTEHVRSALAYHITNKYKNENNVLNVILLGSSVEGVLTANIKEENGYSYMNLPPNIGDKLMQSTQNQIARAAENGIEPIIVTSPRVRRHFKAFLDKFFPRIIVLSYSEIANNVEIKTIDTIEL